One window of Thalassovita mediterranea genomic DNA carries:
- a CDS encoding 4'-phosphopantetheinyl transferase superfamily protein, whose protein sequence is MRQLIKQRRPHAGTPVLQSYNDARPEIIGAPELAISWSKSGPVAAAALIENAVVGIDIERLIPRETGAILSMTASDSEAETVASAGNEAARLVAFYRLWTAKEAVLKCRGEGLRGGAKSVEILSDFILGRVDETDIEDRGLSLKLSVIDAGPGAVCTAAFSAQKSI, encoded by the coding sequence ATGCGGCAGCTTATTAAGCAGCGACGGCCACATGCTGGAACGCCCGTTCTTCAGAGTTATAACGACGCCCGCCCGGAGATCATTGGCGCGCCTGAGCTAGCTATAAGCTGGTCGAAGTCTGGGCCCGTCGCGGCGGCGGCGCTGATTGAGAACGCCGTGGTTGGTATCGATATCGAGCGCCTGATTCCGCGTGAGACAGGCGCGATCCTTTCCATGACCGCGAGCGATAGCGAGGCTGAGACGGTTGCCTCGGCAGGCAACGAAGCTGCGCGTCTCGTCGCCTTCTATCGTCTATGGACGGCCAAGGAAGCGGTCCTCAAATGCCGGGGAGAGGGGCTACGCGGTGGCGCGAAGAGCGTTGAAATACTGTCGGATTTCATTCTCGGGCGCGTGGATGAAACCGACATCGAAGATCGCGGCTTGTCGCTGAAGCTGTCAGTGATCGACGCCGGCCCTGGCGCGGTCTGTACGGCCGCGTTCAGCGCGCAAAAATCGATTTGA
- a CDS encoding autotransporter assembly complex protein TamA: MINRLVFFLVAALAMAASAAAEKVDIEFVGDRPNEELRSTLQDALADESTPQTALEARRQGRRAADAVRSALNSEGYYDPQIDLAVTGTDAPEARLRIDTGPRFALGRVKVSFVGTRPTEADQELIREGLPVRAGRPAIPADVIDAERWITNELRNAGYPYAEVDERRVIGDRDAETLSVTYETRSGPRVVFGETRFPNEKMKTKASYLDRLIPYETGAVYDPAELSQFNTRLAETRMFKVARADLANEPSGETEDGQEIRDVVVTLTERPQNSIGLGGKYSTSEGFGLNAELTRRNLTRRGDVLSADLTVAELEQSLEVIWRRPNEFGYGRGLVLSAGVRNETTDAYDRQSIFAGVGFEVVRSPEFTYSYGVQGEIAKEEDEYGERDLQIVSVYADARLDKTDSLLDPRSGWRANARVEPSYAFGDEVSPYVRSVGQVSAYVPFDEDKRFVLAGRFKAGAVVGADVENLPVDTRFYSGGGGSVRGYAYQAIGPRADDGTPLGGSSVIEASIEGRYAIRPNIGVVAFVDAGTVSTSQFSDFSDARYGAGVGVRYTTPAGPIRLDVATPLNPTDFDDPVQIYISIGQAF; this comes from the coding sequence ATGATCAATCGACTTGTCTTCTTTCTTGTCGCCGCATTGGCGATGGCAGCATCTGCTGCCGCCGAGAAAGTCGACATCGAATTTGTCGGCGACAGGCCAAATGAGGAATTGCGGTCGACACTTCAGGACGCCCTCGCCGATGAGAGCACACCGCAAACAGCGCTGGAGGCGCGCCGGCAAGGCAGGCGCGCGGCCGATGCTGTCCGCAGCGCGCTGAACAGTGAAGGCTATTACGACCCGCAGATCGATCTTGCTGTGACCGGCACGGATGCACCCGAAGCGCGGCTTCGTATCGATACGGGCCCGCGCTTCGCGCTTGGCCGGGTGAAAGTCTCATTTGTCGGCACACGCCCGACCGAGGCCGATCAGGAGCTGATACGGGAGGGTCTTCCTGTTCGCGCTGGCCGCCCCGCTATTCCAGCAGATGTGATCGATGCGGAACGCTGGATCACGAACGAGCTGCGCAATGCCGGCTACCCCTATGCCGAAGTGGACGAACGCCGCGTCATTGGAGACCGCGATGCAGAAACGCTGAGCGTCACCTATGAGACAAGAAGCGGCCCCCGTGTCGTGTTCGGCGAGACCCGCTTCCCGAACGAGAAGATGAAGACCAAGGCAAGCTATCTCGACCGCCTAATCCCGTATGAAACCGGGGCTGTCTATGATCCTGCCGAACTCTCGCAGTTTAACACCCGTCTTGCCGAAACGCGCATGTTCAAGGTTGCCCGCGCCGACCTCGCAAACGAGCCGTCCGGGGAGACCGAAGACGGCCAGGAAATCCGCGATGTGGTCGTCACGCTTACCGAGCGGCCGCAGAACTCGATCGGGCTCGGCGGCAAGTACTCGACCAGCGAAGGCTTCGGTCTCAACGCGGAACTGACCCGCCGCAATCTGACCCGGCGCGGCGATGTATTAAGCGCAGACCTTACCGTGGCCGAGCTCGAGCAGTCTCTGGAAGTCATCTGGCGCCGCCCGAATGAGTTCGGCTATGGCCGCGGGCTCGTCCTGTCTGCGGGCGTCAGGAATGAGACGACAGACGCCTATGATCGGCAGTCCATATTTGCCGGTGTTGGCTTTGAAGTCGTCCGGAGCCCGGAGTTTACCTATTCCTATGGCGTTCAGGGCGAAATCGCGAAGGAAGAAGACGAATATGGCGAGCGCGATCTTCAGATCGTCTCCGTCTATGCCGACGCCCGCCTCGACAAGACTGACAGCCTGCTCGACCCGCGCTCAGGCTGGCGCGCCAATGCCCGGGTCGAACCAAGCTATGCATTCGGCGACGAGGTGAGCCCCTATGTGCGCTCGGTCGGACAGGTCAGCGCCTATGTGCCTTTCGATGAGGACAAGCGCTTTGTCCTGGCCGGACGTTTCAAGGCGGGCGCCGTCGTCGGGGCTGATGTCGAGAATCTGCCTGTCGATACGCGCTTCTATTCCGGTGGCGGCGGCAGCGTGCGCGGCTATGCCTATCAGGCGATTGGGCCACGCGCTGATGACGGCACGCCGCTTGGCGGAAGCTCGGTAATCGAAGCCTCGATTGAGGGCCGGTATGCGATCCGGCCGAACATCGGGGTGGTGGCCTTCGTCGACGCCGGCACGGTTTCGACCAGCCAGTTCTCCGATTTCAGCGATGCGCGCTATGGCGCAGGCGTCGGCGTACGCTACACCACGCCGGCAGGCCCAATCCGCCTTGATGTGGCGACACCGCTGAACCCCACAGACTTTGACGACCCGGTCCAGATCTACATCTCGATCGGTCAGGCGTTTTAA
- a CDS encoding polyketide synthase dehydratase domain-containing protein, with the protein MSEAKFDPIAIVGRGCVLPGALSPAELWKAVLEEKSLITDAPPGKWGVTDAEQEAMGYKGAFVSGFDKVFDPAAHDLDGIDAADLDPVFQWLLHAGREAWREAGQPKARKNRIGVIAGNLGYPSRALSDYAADIWLDGTSDIDPQNRFNTGGPAQLLARSLGAAGPAFAIDAACASSLYAIKLACDRLQDHSLDIVVAAAVNGADNLILHQGFSALNALSPTGRSRPFVDGADGLVPAEGAAAIVLKRLSDCDLADRVFGVIRGIGLSNDGRRKSLLAPDGDGQREAMAAAWAGAGLDPSRDIGLVEAHATGTRTGDAVELAATAAHFGGVDGLPIGSLKGNLGHLITAAGMASLIKLTYAVNQGIIPPTRLEGDAIAGFDAGGLTPARQGKWPDDRPRIAALSNFGFGGNNAHLILAADDGHRARRKAAKPDQKPPHIAVTATGLSLGPDRGAARVLQRLMRPPKDARGPMTETHANPKALRAPPSDLSSAQGQQVALWDAVDEALARTSLPEGARVGVYTGFSCAPEATRWMLRARIAERFGLSPTSPEADAARNAIAAPLKAGDVLGAMPNVSANRLNVRGDWRALGFAVMEEEASGLRAVELAIRALQAGEIDAAIVAAADLSSDVVHAATGSARTGDAAAALILQRSADATSATEIRTLRIEAGQAPNALISRIYGHAHAAGSVVELGLQAEAAAHGLELADTGLVPRLDSSATHPAVAGAAVKLKTRPHPSPDLLRPPPRLETYGADSHDALITCLEAQEQASEGSHRVALLASRPEEMTALRLEAASRLRSGRLESGDGIHFGEGTPKGDLAFVFTGAAAAYPGMGRDLFSAFPSLGKLVTQRFPAAQSVADTLATGLESAFSQLRATTLISQAQHLLLTKKLGLSPTVAMGLSSGETNSLIAFGAWVDADGLMGTIGESGMYDRYLAGAFETARKAWGEKAQIEWATWRLRTSEAAVRDAIKPEPRCDITIIYSASDVVISGEASACQRVIRRLGAAAIRVPHDLTVHTPAMLPYEKTWHQLHFRKTKAPAGVRFYANAINGAYEVSADSAANMLTGQAIAPIDFPATLRAAHADGVQTFIEIGPRDTLTGAIQETLGASITALPTDRFGTPALDSIAALTARLFAEGHTLNVDWLKAQLGEASANTLPLRVKDKSAVTFNAHVEPPRLPQLPYGARQTARRRLTPPKRPSFKPGPLPAAKPARARTLPLPPGASWVPPVVKTVGTAVLERRRPTPAATPAAAMTSAPKPAPAKRISPAPAEARKSVTPLERRSPTGPSFTRAQIEEAAVGNISEVFGEAFAAQDKYRRQVRMPRPPMLLCDRITGIDAEALVQGKGTIWTETDVAADLWAVSDGMLRPGPLIEAGQADLALISWMGADMLNCSDRVYRLLGCELTFHEGGLPRVGETLRFQISIKGHAELSGVRMFFFEYDCYADERLLLSVRNGQAGFFTDEELANSKGVLWDASEGAPTADPRLDKTSPTSKRSFSAADVAAFRAGDTYRCFGEGFERAAPHTRPARLPAGKLSLFDDVPEFDPTGGPWGRGYLKARHRVAKDAWFYDGHFHEDPCMPGTLMAEAAVQALEFTAAGLGLTIERDSHVFEPAPGAPATFYCRGQVTPDADHDVTYEVFVDEVIDGEEPVVFASLLARSDGRKVFYCPRFGIRLRRQWPDQPKAAAQPHYVNADCDVRGDEAALMECGSGAPSNAFGSMYAPFDTKGAVPRLPQPPYHMVSRVLSVSGPASQQSAGLKAVAEYDVPKDAWYFEDGGTGTMPFSVLTEVILQPCGWLASYSGFALSGETRFRNLDGSGKLHRQVRPGDGMVRTTTTLTRCSRVGPMTIVFFALEATLADGTPIITLETSFGFFTKASLAAQAGLKPTDADRDFVNAPADPPSEDGTRLLASRNRLALFDVIDRFEPEGGSAGLGQIRARQAVDPYAWYFKAHFFSDPVQPGSLGLDMLVQLLARAADLKGFADRFEHPVWEPIAETNDVNWTYRGQVMPTAKQATPMVEILAVEEGDDATIVDGRGVLWVDGLKIYEMRELSVRICTAHTPSLHRHCTVFSAGNEGWLQSHRPTHTLPSLPLLAQAGMALQQARAAGFEGYPIELKAFSPKRWGSLSGDGLSVETRVTPDGNARLRGRDAVSGDAPWYEISAGKISQPVRGPKPKLGPEKHGKKRADPYSSGDLFHGPAMQPVVSMRRDAKGFEAVLDLAAAINPGDPFDPVILDGLVHGPPHETPEEWFEGAENTAIYPVRIDRFTVLGPLPENGKLTVRGRPQPRPEGSDDLPVLIEAYLEDGTLWARLDLIEKAYPKGKLGALNPLARKVFLTGTNDEVVAPLSWQEGDRSLVAPADVMACDWLPGTVAAAWGLEGLTGADLIKGVAVKEFFARKWGIHPQKLTLDPPFVIGPNARSRYDLRFDTAARAWSVGDDPHG; encoded by the coding sequence ATGTCTGAGGCGAAATTCGACCCGATCGCCATTGTCGGACGTGGCTGCGTCCTCCCCGGCGCGTTGTCGCCTGCTGAGCTCTGGAAGGCCGTGCTTGAGGAAAAGTCCCTCATCACCGACGCCCCGCCCGGCAAATGGGGCGTCACCGACGCCGAGCAGGAAGCGATGGGCTACAAAGGCGCCTTCGTCAGCGGCTTCGACAAGGTCTTTGACCCTGCCGCCCATGATCTGGATGGCATTGATGCCGCAGACCTCGACCCTGTCTTTCAGTGGCTGCTGCATGCTGGCCGCGAAGCCTGGCGCGAAGCCGGACAGCCCAAGGCGCGCAAGAACCGGATCGGCGTCATCGCCGGCAATCTCGGCTATCCGAGCCGCGCCCTCTCTGACTATGCCGCAGACATCTGGCTGGACGGCACCTCAGACATAGACCCGCAGAACCGCTTCAACACAGGCGGCCCGGCGCAGCTTCTTGCCCGCTCGCTTGGCGCGGCAGGCCCAGCCTTCGCCATCGATGCCGCCTGCGCTTCTTCGCTCTATGCCATCAAGCTCGCCTGCGACCGCCTTCAGGACCACAGCCTCGATATCGTCGTCGCCGCGGCCGTGAACGGTGCAGACAATCTCATCCTCCATCAGGGCTTTTCCGCCCTCAACGCGCTCTCGCCGACAGGCCGCTCGCGGCCCTTCGTGGACGGTGCAGACGGCCTCGTCCCGGCAGAAGGCGCCGCCGCCATCGTCCTCAAACGCCTGTCAGACTGTGACCTTGCCGACCGCGTCTTCGGCGTCATTCGCGGCATCGGTCTTTCCAATGATGGCCGCCGCAAATCCCTGCTCGCGCCAGATGGCGATGGCCAGCGCGAAGCCATGGCCGCCGCATGGGCGGGCGCAGGCCTCGACCCGTCACGCGACATTGGCCTCGTCGAAGCGCACGCCACCGGCACACGCACGGGCGACGCCGTCGAACTGGCCGCGACCGCCGCCCATTTCGGAGGCGTGGACGGCCTGCCCATCGGGTCGCTCAAGGGCAATCTTGGCCACCTCATCACCGCAGCGGGCATGGCGAGCCTCATCAAGCTCACTTATGCCGTCAATCAAGGCATTATCCCGCCAACCCGTCTTGAAGGCGACGCCATCGCGGGCTTTGACGCAGGCGGCCTTACCCCCGCCCGGCAAGGCAAGTGGCCAGACGACCGCCCGCGCATCGCTGCCCTCTCCAATTTCGGTTTTGGCGGCAACAATGCCCATCTGATCCTCGCCGCCGATGACGGTCATCGCGCCCGCCGAAAGGCCGCGAAGCCCGATCAGAAGCCGCCCCATATCGCCGTCACCGCCACCGGCCTTTCCCTTGGCCCGGATCGCGGCGCCGCGCGTGTGCTTCAACGCCTGATGCGTCCGCCAAAGGATGCACGCGGTCCGATGACGGAAACCCATGCCAACCCGAAAGCCCTTCGCGCGCCGCCATCGGACCTGTCTTCCGCGCAGGGCCAGCAGGTCGCGCTATGGGACGCCGTCGACGAAGCGCTTGCCCGCACGTCCCTCCCGGAGGGCGCGCGTGTCGGCGTCTACACCGGTTTCAGCTGCGCCCCCGAAGCGACCCGCTGGATGCTCCGTGCACGGATTGCGGAGCGTTTTGGCCTCAGCCCGACATCGCCAGAGGCGGACGCTGCCCGCAACGCCATTGCCGCGCCGCTGAAAGCTGGCGACGTCCTCGGCGCCATGCCGAACGTCTCGGCAAACCGGCTGAATGTGCGCGGCGACTGGCGCGCGCTCGGTTTCGCCGTGATGGAGGAGGAAGCCTCCGGCCTTCGCGCCGTAGAGCTTGCCATCCGCGCGCTTCAGGCGGGCGAGATCGACGCCGCCATCGTCGCCGCCGCCGATCTTTCCAGCGATGTGGTTCACGCCGCCACGGGCAGTGCGCGCACAGGTGACGCCGCCGCCGCCCTTATCCTGCAGCGCAGCGCCGATGCGACGTCGGCAACAGAAATCCGCACGCTCCGCATTGAAGCGGGCCAGGCGCCAAACGCCCTCATCTCCCGCATCTATGGCCACGCCCATGCGGCGGGCAGCGTCGTCGAACTTGGCCTGCAGGCCGAAGCCGCCGCACACGGGCTGGAGCTTGCCGATACGGGTCTCGTGCCGCGCCTCGACAGCTCCGCCACTCACCCCGCCGTCGCAGGGGCCGCCGTCAAACTGAAGACGCGCCCGCACCCCTCGCCAGACCTGCTGCGCCCGCCGCCGCGGCTCGAAACCTATGGGGCAGACAGCCACGACGCGCTCATCACCTGTCTCGAAGCTCAGGAACAGGCAAGCGAAGGCAGCCACCGGGTCGCGCTGCTCGCCTCCCGGCCTGAGGAGATGACGGCACTCCGCCTCGAAGCGGCCTCGCGCCTTCGTTCAGGCAGGCTTGAAAGCGGCGACGGCATCCATTTCGGTGAGGGCACGCCGAAGGGCGATCTCGCCTTTGTCTTCACCGGAGCTGCAGCTGCCTATCCCGGCATGGGACGCGATCTATTTTCGGCCTTCCCGTCCCTTGGCAAGCTCGTCACCCAGCGTTTTCCGGCCGCTCAATCTGTGGCGGACACGCTCGCCACTGGCCTTGAAAGCGCCTTCAGCCAGCTGCGCGCCACGACGCTCATCTCGCAGGCCCAGCATCTCCTCCTGACGAAGAAACTTGGCCTCAGCCCGACCGTCGCCATGGGGCTTTCCTCCGGCGAGACCAATTCGCTCATCGCCTTTGGCGCATGGGTGGACGCTGACGGGCTGATGGGCACGATTGGCGAAAGCGGCATGTATGACCGCTACCTCGCAGGCGCGTTTGAAACCGCCCGCAAGGCCTGGGGCGAGAAGGCCCAGATCGAATGGGCGACATGGCGCCTGCGCACCAGCGAGGCCGCTGTCCGTGATGCCATCAAGCCAGAGCCGCGCTGCGACATCACCATCATCTATAGCGCCAGCGATGTCGTCATTTCCGGTGAGGCATCCGCCTGCCAGCGCGTCATAAGGCGGCTCGGCGCGGCGGCGATCCGCGTGCCGCACGATCTCACCGTGCACACCCCGGCCATGCTGCCCTATGAGAAGACCTGGCATCAGCTTCACTTCAGAAAGACGAAGGCACCGGCGGGCGTGCGCTTCTACGCCAACGCCATAAACGGCGCTTACGAAGTCTCCGCCGATAGCGCCGCCAATATGCTGACCGGGCAGGCCATCGCGCCAATCGATTTTCCGGCGACGCTCCGCGCCGCGCATGCCGACGGCGTGCAGACCTTCATCGAGATCGGCCCCCGCGACACGCTCACAGGCGCCATTCAGGAAACGCTGGGCGCTTCTATCACGGCGCTGCCAACAGACCGGTTCGGCACGCCCGCCCTCGACAGTATCGCGGCCCTCACCGCACGCCTCTTTGCCGAAGGGCACACCCTCAATGTCGACTGGCTGAAGGCACAGTTGGGTGAGGCCTCCGCCAACACGCTGCCTTTGCGAGTGAAGGACAAGAGCGCCGTTACCTTCAATGCACATGTCGAGCCGCCGCGCCTGCCACAGCTTCCATATGGCGCTCGGCAGACCGCTCGCCGCCGCCTCACTCCACCCAAACGGCCATCCTTCAAGCCCGGCCCGCTTCCAGCTGCAAAACCAGCGCGTGCGCGCACGCTACCCCTGCCGCCCGGCGCAAGCTGGGTCCCGCCCGTTGTGAAGACAGTGGGCACCGCCGTTCTTGAGCGGAGGCGTCCTACACCGGCCGCGACGCCTGCAGCCGCGATGACCTCCGCACCAAAACCGGCCCCGGCCAAGCGCATTTCGCCCGCGCCGGCAGAGGCCCGTAAATCCGTCACACCGCTTGAGCGTCGGTCGCCCACAGGCCCATCCTTCACCCGGGCCCAGATCGAAGAGGCCGCCGTCGGCAATATCTCCGAAGTCTTCGGCGAGGCTTTCGCCGCGCAGGACAAATACCGCCGTCAGGTGCGTATGCCGCGCCCGCCCATGCTGCTCTGTGACCGGATCACCGGCATCGACGCAGAGGCTCTCGTTCAGGGCAAAGGCACCATCTGGACCGAAACCGATGTGGCCGCCGACCTCTGGGCAGTCAGTGATGGCATGCTGCGCCCCGGCCCCCTGATTGAGGCGGGGCAGGCAGACCTTGCGCTCATCTCATGGATGGGCGCGGACATGCTGAACTGCTCGGACCGCGTCTACCGCCTGCTCGGCTGCGAGCTCACCTTCCACGAAGGCGGCCTGCCGCGTGTGGGAGAGACACTGCGCTTCCAGATCTCCATCAAGGGCCATGCGGAGCTGTCCGGCGTGCGCATGTTCTTCTTCGAATATGACTGCTACGCCGATGAGCGGCTGCTCCTGTCTGTCCGCAATGGTCAGGCAGGCTTCTTCACCGATGAGGAACTCGCCAACTCCAAAGGCGTGCTCTGGGATGCCAGCGAAGGCGCGCCGACCGCAGACCCGCGCCTCGACAAGACATCGCCGACCAGCAAACGCAGTTTCAGCGCCGCCGACGTCGCTGCCTTCCGCGCTGGCGACACGTATCGCTGTTTTGGCGAAGGGTTTGAGCGCGCGGCTCCGCACACACGACCTGCCCGCCTGCCAGCGGGCAAGCTGTCGCTATTCGATGACGTACCCGAGTTCGATCCTACCGGCGGCCCATGGGGGCGCGGTTATCTCAAAGCTCGCCACCGCGTCGCCAAAGACGCCTGGTTCTATGACGGCCATTTCCATGAAGACCCATGCATGCCCGGCACGCTCATGGCCGAAGCGGCGGTCCAGGCGCTCGAATTCACCGCCGCCGGGCTTGGCCTGACCATTGAGCGTGACAGCCATGTCTTTGAACCGGCACCGGGCGCGCCTGCGACCTTCTACTGCCGGGGTCAGGTCACGCCCGATGCGGACCACGATGTCACCTATGAGGTCTTCGTCGATGAGGTGATCGACGGCGAAGAACCAGTGGTGTTTGCCAGCCTGCTTGCCCGCTCTGATGGCCGAAAGGTCTTCTACTGTCCGCGCTTTGGCATCCGCCTTCGCCGCCAGTGGCCAGACCAGCCAAAAGCCGCCGCCCAGCCGCATTATGTGAACGCTGATTGCGACGTGCGCGGTGACGAAGCGGCCCTCATGGAATGTGGCTCTGGCGCGCCGAGCAACGCGTTTGGCAGCATGTATGCGCCCTTCGACACCAAAGGCGCCGTCCCGCGCCTCCCACAGCCGCCCTATCACATGGTCAGCCGTGTCCTCTCTGTCTCCGGCCCTGCTAGCCAGCAGTCGGCTGGCCTGAAAGCTGTCGCCGAATACGATGTCCCGAAAGACGCATGGTATTTCGAGGATGGCGGCACGGGCACGATGCCTTTCAGCGTGCTGACCGAAGTCATCCTTCAGCCCTGCGGCTGGCTCGCCTCCTATTCAGGCTTTGCCCTGTCCGGTGAAACGCGCTTCCGTAATCTCGATGGCAGCGGCAAGCTGCATCGCCAGGTCCGCCCCGGCGACGGCATGGTCCGCACGACGACCACGCTGACCCGTTGTTCGCGCGTGGGGCCGATGACCATCGTCTTTTTCGCGCTCGAAGCCACGCTCGCCGACGGCACCCCCATCATCACGCTGGAGACGAGCTTTGGCTTCTTCACCAAAGCCTCGCTCGCCGCGCAGGCCGGCCTCAAGCCAACAGACGCCGACCGCGACTTCGTCAACGCGCCAGCCGACCCACCGAGCGAGGACGGCACCCGCCTGCTGGCCTCCCGTAACCGATTGGCGCTGTTCGACGTCATCGACCGGTTCGAGCCAGAAGGCGGCAGCGCCGGTCTCGGCCAGATCCGGGCGCGGCAGGCCGTCGATCCTTATGCCTGGTACTTCAAGGCGCACTTCTTCTCTGACCCGGTCCAACCCGGCTCACTCGGCCTCGATATGCTGGTTCAGCTTCTCGCCCGCGCCGCCGACCTCAAAGGTTTCGCGGACCGGTTTGAGCATCCTGTCTGGGAGCCGATTGCCGAAACCAATGACGTGAACTGGACCTATCGCGGCCAAGTCATGCCAACGGCGAAACAGGCGACCCCGATGGTCGAGATTCTGGCCGTCGAAGAGGGCGATGACGCAACCATCGTGGACGGGCGCGGCGTGCTCTGGGTCGATGGGCTGAAGATCTATGAGATGCGCGAACTGAGTGTCCGGATATGCACCGCCCATACACCGTCACTGCACCGCCACTGCACCGTGTTTTCTGCTGGAAACGAGGGCTGGCTACAGTCGCATCGTCCAACCCATACCCTCCCCTCTCTCCCCCTTCTGGCCCAAGCCGGCATGGCCCTGCAGCAGGCGAGAGCGGCAGGCTTTGAAGGCTATCCAATTGAACTGAAAGCGTTTTCTCCAAAGCGCTGGGGAAGCCTCAGCGGTGATGGCCTGAGCGTAGAGACGAGGGTAACACCAGACGGGAACGCGAGATTGCGCGGCCGCGATGCCGTCTCTGGCGACGCGCCATGGTACGAAATTTCCGCCGGAAAGATCAGCCAGCCGGTTCGCGGCCCGAAGCCGAAACTTGGGCCCGAAAAGCATGGAAAGAAGCGGGCTGATCCTTATTCATCCGGCGACCTTTTCCATGGGCCTGCCATGCAGCCTGTGGTCTCGATGCGCCGTGACGCAAAAGGTTTCGAAGCTGTTCTGGACCTCGCCGCCGCCATCAATCCCGGGGACCCGTTCGACCCGGTCATACTGGATGGCCTCGTCCATGGCCCGCCGCACGAAACGCCTGAAGAATGGTTCGAGGGTGCGGAAAACACCGCCATCTACCCGGTCCGCATCGACCGCTTCACTGTGCTCGGCCCGCTTCCGGAAAACGGTAAGCTGACCGTCAGAGGCCGCCCGCAACCCCGGCCTGAAGGCTCTGATGATCTGCCCGTCCTGATTGAGGCCTATCTCGAAGACGGCACGCTCTGGGCGAGGCTGGACCTCATCGAGAAGGCTTATCCGAAAGGCAAGCTCGGCGCGCTCAACCCATTGGCCAGAAAGGTTTTTCTGACAGGCACCAATGACGAGGTGGTCGCACCGCTTAGCTGGCAGGAAGGCGATCGCAGCCTTGTGGCGCCCGCCGATGTCATGGCTTGCGACTGGCTGCCCGGCACGGTCGCCGCCGCTTGGGGGCTGGAGGGGCTGACGGGGGCTGATCTCATCAAGGGCGTCGCCGTGAAGGAATTCTTCGCCCGCAAATGGGGCATTCATCCGCAAAAGCTGACGCTGGACCCGCCATTCGTCATCGGCCCGAACGCCCGCAGCCGTTACGATCTGCGCTTCGATACCGCAGCGCGCGCCTGGTCTGTGGGAGATGACCCCCATGGATAA
- a CDS encoding sigma-70 family RNA polymerase sigma factor translates to MVEKIEASFVARLEALIPELRAFARGLSRDAALADDLVQDTCLKAWSSQEMFEPDQPMRPWLFRILRNEFYMQKRRSWRSVNLEPDVIAATLVAEAQQETAKDFARMERLISQLPDDQRDALILILAAGMTYDEAGEVCGCSAGTIKSRVSRARETVKRRFVSSERSSYTVKRPEGQGLPALLHRLDELAGPARHPL, encoded by the coding sequence TTGGTTGAGAAAATAGAAGCGTCCTTCGTCGCTCGACTCGAAGCTCTCATTCCAGAGCTTAGAGCGTTCGCAAGGGGGCTGAGCCGCGATGCCGCGCTCGCTGACGATCTTGTACAGGATACCTGCCTGAAGGCCTGGAGCTCGCAGGAAATGTTTGAGCCGGACCAGCCCATGCGTCCTTGGCTATTCCGTATCCTGCGAAACGAATTCTACATGCAGAAGCGCCGCTCATGGCGTTCGGTCAATCTGGAGCCGGATGTGATCGCAGCGACGCTGGTCGCTGAAGCCCAGCAAGAAACGGCCAAGGATTTTGCGCGGATGGAGCGGCTGATCAGCCAGCTGCCAGACGACCAGCGCGATGCGCTTATCCTTATCCTGGCGGCGGGCATGACCTATGATGAGGCGGGCGAAGTCTGCGGCTGCTCTGCAGGCACGATCAAGAGCCGCGTCAGCCGCGCACGTGAGACTGTGAAACGGCGTTTCGTGTCGAGCGAGCGCTCCTCCTACACCGTCAAACGCCCCGAAGGGCAGGGGCTGCCTGCACTGCTTCACCGGCTCGACGAATTGGCAGGGCCAGCCCGGCACCCGCTTTGA
- a CDS encoding GNAT family N-acetyltransferase, with protein sequence MDNFEIIPVTDATLPLVQHLRYRVYCAEKQFAMKGADHESRLLRDEADLLGETFALFDGANLVSSTQVIPVHANEASERFQVFDLGSVLAEGESCVVVSKLVTAPERRGSKTLGPVMRAVLDYVARNKHRYIAILAEAQMREFYGSMGFDIRKEGIDAPPFGTVSLMVFDMQDERHTSGRSLAGWMFKSIFAR encoded by the coding sequence ATGGATAATTTTGAGATTATCCCCGTCACCGATGCCACCCTGCCCTTGGTCCAGCACCTGCGCTACCGCGTCTATTGCGCCGAGAAACAGTTCGCCATGAAAGGCGCCGATCATGAAAGCCGGCTGCTTCGCGATGAGGCGGATCTGCTGGGCGAGACGTTCGCTCTATTTGATGGGGCCAACCTTGTCTCCAGCACGCAGGTCATCCCTGTGCATGCAAACGAAGCATCTGAAAGATTTCAGGTTTTTGATCTTGGATCAGTCCTCGCCGAAGGGGAAAGCTGCGTCGTTGTATCGAAACTCGTCACCGCGCCAGAGCGGCGCGGCTCCAAAACGCTCGGCCCGGTGATGCGCGCCGTCCTCGACTATGTGGCCCGCAACAAACACCGCTATATCGCCATTCTGGCCGAAGCACAGATGCGTGAGTTTTATGGCTCGATGGGCTTTGACATCCGCAAGGAAGGCATCGACGCGCCGCCCTTCGGCACTGTTTCGCTTATGGTTTTTGACATGCAGGATGAGCGTCACACGAGCGGCAGGTCCCTCGCAGGCTGGATGTTCAAATCGATTTTTGCGCGCTGA